GCGGCGGCCCCGTGACCTGTACCGGAACGGCCGGACATGGCTATGTCCGCCCCTGGGCGGTGAGCTCGCACCGTACGTCCACCACGCCTTCGACGGCGCGGGCCAGGCGGGCTGCGAGCGGGATGAGCGCGCTGTCGCGGACCTCGCCGGACAGCGTCACGACTCCGGCGTCCACACGGACGTCGACCCGGCGCCGGGAGAGCGGGAAAAGGTGCTCGACGACGTCGCGACGCACCTCGGCGGCGAGATCCTCGTCGGGGCGGAGGAAGACCTTGAGCAGGTCGGACCGGCTCACGATGCCCTGGATGACGCCGCTCGCGTCGACGACCGGCAGCCGTTTGACATGGTGTGAGGCCATGAGGCGGGCGGCCTGGGGCAGGGACGCCTCGGGAGCGACGGTGACCGCGGGCGAGGTCATCAGGTCCTCGGCCCGGCGAGAACCGGCCTTGGCCGTGGCGCCGAGCCGCCGCATCTGCTCCATGAGACCGAGGCGGTGGTCGTGGAACTCCTCCTTGAGGAGCAGATCGGCCTCGGAGACCAGCCCGACGACGCGGCCCTCACCCTCGACGACCGGTACGGCCGTGACCTTCCACCGCTCCATAGCGGCGACGATCTCCTTGAACTCCGCGCCGGGCTGGACGGCGACGACCTTCTTGGTCATCACTTCGGCGACGGTGAACGGCTGAGGTGTCATCGCTCTTTCCTTACCTGAGGCATCGGCGCGTCGGCGCTGCCGCAACGGCTGCGGGTACCGGAGCGCATTCGTCGGGGGACCATTGGGCCCGGGTCAGCGGACCAGGACGGCCTCCCCGGAGCGGGGTACGACGGCCGTCCAGCCCAGTTCGCGGTCGATGCGATCGCGCAGCGCCTCGGAGGCGGTCGGCTCGCCGTGGACGAGGTAGGTGGTGTGCGGGGGAGGAGCGCCGCGCAGCCAGTCGATGATCTGTCCGGCGTCGGCGTGGGCCGAGAAGTGGGGTACGTCGGCGATCTCGGCCCGTACGGGCACGTACTCGCCGAACATCTTGAGCGTCCGGACTCCGTCCACGAGGTCCCGGGCCCGGGTTCCCGCGGCGGCGAAGCCGACCACGACAACGGCGTTGCGCGGGTCGGGCAGCAGCCGGTGGAGGTGGTGCAGGACCCGGCCGCCGGTGGCCATGCCGGCAGAGGAGACGATCACGGCGGGCCCGTGCGTGCTGTTGATGTCGATGGACTCCTGTACCGTGCGCGCCGCGAGGAACGGTTCCGGGCTCAACGCGCCCTCTCCCCGTGCGAGGATCTCGGGCCGCAGCTCGGCGGAGCGCTCGCGTACGGCGTCCTGGTAGACGTCCAGCGCGGCGAGGGCCATGGGGCTGTCGACGTATACGGGGACCGAGCGGGGCAGGACGCCCGTGTCGCGCAGGCGGCCCAGTTCGTGCAGGACGACCTCGGTCCGGTCGATCGCGAAGGCCGGGATGACGACGGTGCCGTTCCGTGCGAGGGCGCGGGCGATGACGGAGGCGAACTCCGACCGGGCGGACTCCTGGTCGTGGTGACGGTCGCCGTAGGTGGACTCCATGAGGAGCACGTCTGCGCCCGAGAACGGCTCCGGCGGCAGCAGCAGCGGATGACCTGGACGGCCCAGGTCACCGGACGTGGCCAGGGTGTGGCCGTCCTCCAGCGTGAGGTGGGCCCACGCCGAGCCGAGAATGTGCCCGCCGTGGTGGAGCGTCAGCCTGGTGCCGGACACGATCTCCACGTCCTCGCCGACGGCCACGGGGTCGAAGAACGCCAGGGTCTTCTCGACGTCCGAATCGTCGTAGAGCGGCTTGGCCGGGCGGTGCTTGGACCATCCGTGCGCGTTGGCGTGCCGGGCGGCCTCCATCTGGAGCCGTGCGCTGTCGCGCAGCACGATCCCGGCGAGCCGCGCGGTGTGGGCGTTGGTCAGGATCGGCCCCCGGAAGCCCTGCCGCACCAGGCGGGGCAGGTAGCCGCAGTGGTCCAGGTGGGCATGGGTGACGACCACGGCGTCCACGTCCGCGGCGTCTCGGGCGAACCGCTCCCAGTTGCGGTGCCGCAGCTTCGCGAAACCCTGGAAGAGACCGCAGTCGAGGAGGATCCGCGCATGGTCGCTCTCGACCAGGAACTTGCTGCCGGTGACCGTCCCCACGCCACCCAGGAAGCTGAGCAGCGCCGGCCGCGGGTGCGTGGGAGCGGGATTCGGGGCTGCCTCGGACATGGCCGTCCCTCCTTCGGAACGTGTACCGGTCTCCACCCTCGCATCCTGACCCGGCCCGCCCCGAGAGTCCGTACGGGCACATCGGGGGGCCGACCGGCCCATGCGTCGCCCGAGTACCGGACGGAGCCTGGTGGACGGGGACCGCAGCGCCGCGCGACAGGAAGTGGGTGGGCGCCATGAAGGCACTCGTCTTCCAGGGCACGGGACGGATCGCCTGGCAGGACGTACCCGACCCGGTCATCGAGGATCCCGCCGACGCGATCGTGCGGGTCGACGCCGTCACCATCTGCGGTACCGACCTGCACATCCTCAAGGGGGACGTCCCCGAGGTGACGCCCGGCCGGGTCCTCGGACACGAGGCGGTCGGCACGGTGGTGGAGACCGGAGACGACGTCCGCACGGTCCGGCCGGGCGACCGCGTCCTGGTCTCCTGCATAACGGCCTGCGGAAGATGCCGCTTCTGCCGTGAGAGCCGCTACGGACAGTGCCGGGGCGGAGGCGGCTGGATCCTCGGCCACACCGTCGACGGCACCCAGGCCGAGTACGTCCGCGTCCCCTTCGCCGACCTGTCCGTCCACCCCCTCCCCGAGTCGATCGACAGCTCCGACGCCGTCCTGCTCGCAGACATCTTCCCCACCGCCTACGAGGTCGGGGTCCTGAACGGCGCGGTGCACCCCTCTGACACAGTGGTCGTGGTCGGTGCGGGCCCCATCGGCCTCGCCGCCGTCATCACGGCGGGCCTCTACAGTCCCGGCCGTATCGTCGCCGTCGACCTCGCCGAGTCCCGGCTGAGCGCCGCGCGCGCCCTCGGCGCGGACGCCACCGTGGACGCCAGGGAAGGACCCGAGCAGCTCGTCGCGGATCTGACCGACGGCCTCGGCGCCGACGTCGTCATGGAGGCCGTCGGTGTCCCGGAGGCGTTCGAGATGTGCACGCGCATGGTCCGACCAGGCGGCAGAGTCGCGAACATCGGAGTCCACGGAAAGCCCGCGACCCTTCACCTCGAAGACCTGTGGATCAAGGACGTCACGATCACCACCGGCCTGGTGGACACCTCGTCCACGCCCATGCTGCTGCGCATGATGGCCGCGGGGCGGTTGCCGTCGGCAGAACTGCTCACCCACCGGTTCGAGCTGGGCGAGATGGAGGCGGCCTACGAAGTTTTCGGCCGTGCAGCCGAGACCGGCGCCATCAAGGTCGCGCTGGGCGGCCCGCAGCACACTGCCTTGAGCCTCCCCGACACGTCGGTGGCCTGATGAACGGCCGAGGCCCGGGCTGTCCGCCGCCGGAGAGTGTCGTCCTCGACACCGACGGTGTTCTGCTCGACTCCGCCGTCGTGCACGCGGCGGCGTGGAAGATCGCCTTCGACGCCTGCCTCGACCGACTGGCTCCCGACAGCGGGACACAGCCTCCCTTCGACGCGGACGCCGAGTACCGTCGACTCGTCGACGGAAGGTCCCGGTACGACGGTGCGGTGGCCTTCCTCACCGCTCGCGGCCTTCACCTCCCACCGGGCGAGCCTCACGACGCCCCCGGCTGTGGCACGGTCTGGGCCGTCGCGGCGCACAAGGAACGGGCGTTCGCCGATCTGCTGCGTACCGGAGGCGTCATGGCCTTCGCCGACGTAGGGCCCGCCCTCACGGCCCTGCGCACGGCGGGCGTGCCGTGCGCAGCCGTCTCCGCCTCCCGGCACGCCCGGACACTGATCCGTGCCGCCGGTCTCGCCGCTCTCCTCACGGTGATCGTGGACGGCGCGGACGCCGCCAGGCATGGCCTCGCCGGCAAGCCGGATCCCGCGTTGTTCCTGCGGGCTGCCGCCCTCCTGGGCAGCCGCCCGCAGGAGACCGCGGTCGCCGAGGACGCCCTCGCCGGAGTCGAGGCCGCGCGAAGCGGCGGCTTCGGTCTTGTCGTCGGTGTCGACCGCACACCGCTGGGGCGCGCAGCCGCCCCCCTGCGGGAGAGGGGTGCTGACATGGTGGTGCCGGATCTGACGACGCTGGTCCGGAGCGTGTGGGGTGAGCGCGGATGACCACCGGCTGGACGTGGCGCTACGACCGGTACGAACCGGAACGCGAGCCACTGGTCGAAGCCCTCTGCACCCTCGGCAACGGCCGTTTCGCCACCCGGGGCTCCGCGCCCGAGTGCCCCGCCGGGGGTGCGCACTACCCGGGCACCTACCTGGCCGGCTGCTACGACCGGCTCACCTCGGTCGTCGCGGGCGAGCGGGTCGAGAACGAGGACCTTGTCAACCTTCCGAACTGGACGCTGCTGCGCTACCGCTGCCTCCCGGACGACGGTCCGCCGGGCGAGTGGCTCACTCCCGACGCCGGCGAACTGCGCCACTACGACGTGCACCTCGACCTGCGTGCGGGGGTTCTCACGCGACGTCTGTTCTTCCAGGACGCCCGCGGGCGGGGCCTGCGCGTCAGTCACATCCGCCTCGTTCACATGGGAGAACCCGGACTGGCGGCCCAGTGCACACTCTTCCGCGCCTACGGCTGGAGCGGTGCCGTCGAGGTGCGGTCCCTGCTCGACGGCGCCGTCACCAACGCCGGAGTCGAGCGCTACCGGCGTCTTGACGGGCGCCATCTCACCGACGTCCGGACCGGATTCGAGCACGACGGCATCGCCTGGATCTCCTGCCGTACCGTCGACTCGGGTATCCGGATCGCCATGGCCGTGCGCACGGTCACCCGCCCCTCGCGGTCCGCGCGGGAGGCGGCCACGTCGGTCGGCACCGAGCAGGCGTACCACCTGCCAGTCGTTCCCCGCCGCTCGGCGATGGTCGTGAAGACTCTGGCGCTGCACACATCAAT
The sequence above is a segment of the Streptomyces sp. NBC_01255 genome. Coding sequences within it:
- a CDS encoding CBS domain-containing protein; the encoded protein is MTPQPFTVAEVMTKKVVAVQPGAEFKEIVAAMERWKVTAVPVVEGEGRVVGLVSEADLLLKEEFHDHRLGLMEQMRRLGATAKAGSRRAEDLMTSPAVTVAPEASLPQAARLMASHHVKRLPVVDASGVIQGIVSRSDLLKVFLRPDEDLAAEVRRDVVEHLFPLSRRRVDVRVDAGVVTLSGEVRDSALIPLAARLARAVEGVVDVRCELTAQGRT
- a CDS encoding MBL fold metallo-hydrolase: MSEAAPNPAPTHPRPALLSFLGGVGTVTGSKFLVESDHARILLDCGLFQGFAKLRHRNWERFARDAADVDAVVVTHAHLDHCGYLPRLVRQGFRGPILTNAHTARLAGIVLRDSARLQMEAARHANAHGWSKHRPAKPLYDDSDVEKTLAFFDPVAVGEDVEIVSGTRLTLHHGGHILGSAWAHLTLEDGHTLATSGDLGRPGHPLLLPPEPFSGADVLLMESTYGDRHHDQESARSEFASVIARALARNGTVVIPAFAIDRTEVVLHELGRLRDTGVLPRSVPVYVDSPMALAALDVYQDAVRERSAELRPEILARGEGALSPEPFLAARTVQESIDINSTHGPAVIVSSAGMATGGRVLHHLHRLLPDPRNAVVVVGFAAAGTRARDLVDGVRTLKMFGEYVPVRAEIADVPHFSAHADAGQIIDWLRGAPPPHTTYLVHGEPTASEALRDRIDRELGWTAVVPRSGEAVLVR
- a CDS encoding zinc-dependent alcohol dehydrogenase family protein; its protein translation is MKALVFQGTGRIAWQDVPDPVIEDPADAIVRVDAVTICGTDLHILKGDVPEVTPGRVLGHEAVGTVVETGDDVRTVRPGDRVLVSCITACGRCRFCRESRYGQCRGGGGWILGHTVDGTQAEYVRVPFADLSVHPLPESIDSSDAVLLADIFPTAYEVGVLNGAVHPSDTVVVVGAGPIGLAAVITAGLYSPGRIVAVDLAESRLSAARALGADATVDAREGPEQLVADLTDGLGADVVMEAVGVPEAFEMCTRMVRPGGRVANIGVHGKPATLHLEDLWIKDVTITTGLVDTSSTPMLLRMMAAGRLPSAELLTHRFELGEMEAAYEVFGRAAETGAIKVALGGPQHTALSLPDTSVA
- a CDS encoding HAD family hydrolase, with product MNGRGPGCPPPESVVLDTDGVLLDSAVVHAAAWKIAFDACLDRLAPDSGTQPPFDADAEYRRLVDGRSRYDGAVAFLTARGLHLPPGEPHDAPGCGTVWAVAAHKERAFADLLRTGGVMAFADVGPALTALRTAGVPCAAVSASRHARTLIRAAGLAALLTVIVDGADAARHGLAGKPDPALFLRAAALLGSRPQETAVAEDALAGVEAARSGGFGLVVGVDRTPLGRAAAPLRERGADMVVPDLTTLVRSVWGERG